In Besnoitia besnoiti strain Bb-Ger1 chromosome IX, whole genome shotgun sequence, a single genomic region encodes these proteins:
- a CDS encoding hypothetical protein (encoded by transcript BESB_012050), whose amino-acid sequence MNTAENGISRMGTTGYGAYLGTGEDDEAVTTSSAAQPRRKGSSLHRGSFYGRLGTRTSEAEPRASLLKTDTGKAPHVMKQMRVQLFYDEDAYPAGVELDLFALLYDKDCKFLDCVFYRNTEGVNGAFSLNVATNSLAMDLTRVPEECSVIVLAAAVYTLGLTLPELERGRIQICGGFMGPTVKDIVLSGLEAPPGTPSTAGLVYFAIGERGGQWYYKDAMTFTKPSLDAIMRPAKELADQLDLEMRQPHSYGLPKLDALLEAANARRRGLSFSSDGSSGHKSTHNFTRHAADPLEQSLSRANSLRQRIAAIKHTISSHDSLSDYVKADVDEGFRRKVNARLSDIDERQSVLEDTLNKVIARLDYLYAYVGVEEDDS is encoded by the exons ATGAATACCGCCGAAAATGGCATCTCCCGGATGGGTACAACGGGATACGGGGCGTATTTGGGGACGggtgaagacgacgaagccgTGACAACatcctctgctgcgcagcctcggcgcaAAGGTAGCTCTCTTCACCGAGGATCGTTCTATGGCAGACTTGGCACGAGGACCTCGGAAGCGGagccgcgggcctctctgTTGAAGACTGATACAG GGAAGGCGCCTCACGTGATGAAGCAAATGCGCGTGCAGCTCTTCTACGATGAAGATGCGTACCCTGCAGGGGTCGAGCTCG ATTTGTTCGCTTTGCTGTACGACAAGGATTGCAAGTTCCTCGATTGCGTGTTTTATCGCAACACGGAGGGCGTCAACGGCGCGTTCTCTTTGAACGTGGCGACTAACTCGCTCGCTATGGACTTAACCCGCGTTCCAGAAGAGTGCTCAGTCATCGTTCTGGCCGCTGCCGTGTATACGCTCGGCCTTACACTGCCAG AGCTGGAGAGAGGTCGCATTCAGATTTGTGGCGGCTTCATGGGACCGACCGTGAAAGACATCGTACTTTCAGGCTTAGAAGCGCCACCAGGGACTCCGAGCACGGCAGGCCTGGTCTATTTTGCGATCGGAGAAAGGGGTGGTCAGTGGTACTACAAGGACGCCATGACTTTCACAAAGCCAAGCCTTGATGCCATCATGCGACCTGCCAAG GAATTGGCAGACCAGTTGGATTTGGAGATGCGACAGCCTCATTCCTACGGCTTGCCTAAACTGGATGCACTGCTTGAAGCGGCGAACGCC cgacgccgagggctATCGTTTAGCTCAGATGGCAGCAGCGGCCACAAAAGCACCCACAACTTCACGCGGCATGCGGCCGATCCTCTCGAACAATCTCTCAGCCGAGCGAACAGCTTGCGTCAACGGATTGCTGCCATCAAGCACACTATCTCGTCTCATGATAGCCTGTCAGACTACGTGAAAGCCGATGTGGATGAAG GCTTCCGGCGAAAGGTGAACGCCCGTCTGAGCGATATTGACGAGCGCCAAAGTGTGCTCGAGGACACCCTGAATAAAGTCATTGCCAGGCTGGACTACTTGTACGCGTATGTGGGGGTCGAAGAAGACGATAGCTGA
- a CDS encoding hypothetical protein (encoded by transcript BESB_012060), with protein sequence MVPASCPLCGGRGTYRLGPRVKLREHLLAQHGLGPPQSPAPSAAAPLSGSLPPSASPSLASRLFCGPAPACAASAHPPALRAPEGAEDSQLAWLRKHLLCGLEEQERQTYRCPFCFPAPRTTSETEPAGNAGGETGRSSGAAAAQATEGGEETNGDAAVFVPVDAARAKAVQDRLNARLAQRGALVVEELTPDEVTAQFVKKETPSGPSSAQSRRRPAGGAHFSLSAQPARAYELAPHAACGGRGASLPSPSPPAGSFSASIVPAPRVDLSGLSLANQQVIAQLVRMGYPFERAVSAIRQANLSPVLHVCVEKAEELEANDLSKLLLDLGSVEAREEIDAARALRSQKAQENLQIGVEPLWEEFPDFMKRFVAASPLFTARLTSQVRVRVLLHELLRLRASALKAYPCVAPVYLQTRDRRLARLLLCLARQRAPTANTHHRRILLQCCRRALEGGDRVGDEWRRAHEERRESRGNAHAAGAEAGSSSTDASPPFHPLPASLFPVFPPCGRANTLASLASSPFPSSSPSRSSPSSSQSADGFRREPLTRRRPRTRASVNPEGGPSGVSSQSEAAASSIAPASQEKPTGRGQRRVTRGLGEDYDRPTTPIEDAPPSRTRKARSTAANQGGSPLPDADAAASRCAGGVRTPSRSPAGGGIEGGDDCCADAACFGVQDSLPPLQRGAQERTADRGVRLSQKRFVEGGASQEGSPPVHAPEAGASQPRPSESENEPQRRCRDASEGSRRDARGGGAGAGCSVESSGKETETPQATGAQDAKRRGRSARRSPEGGEAREEGEEARGMDDRAKEEERQREKDLLALLEERWKATSDDEDAKKGELLEAFILDQKEDLQETLFFSNIGSVGAPPRFLSAHSRFSLIVAFFSSFSSLLSAFLSSPEACLPAAGGENVAAANALAEARRRDLLGETVSSARAAPSSLLRQVYVRLHPLLWPPTLVFRVTEDAALGRQTAVALAALFCPASRLTQLPESFICFTATPPSSERGEAADSDGQEGERDAGDNIASRVCEEEKQKLVPSACAGDMGFEQVAATQPAEGDAEESSGGRGGAGDASAADPRENTEKKASEAETAQDEDADDDCMILGEVPAGANCASFASPCPGLSASSSLSLPAPASRFPSASASPPARGPTASDDGGAGIEEEPGGSDSDEDLRRAIAASIVSYNQEQAAKRCRNALITDFFQSSKKPKTCSAGVEASARPSDALSASASSSRPASAAGRSRGSRLAGGAASLLRAASAASLSRRKGAEGAKPPGRGKRDASVVGVASPEPNRPTKGQKDGAGENFATAESGADAIRTAESHAKAQRAARGGERPHARWMPTPTGRGGEGTKGTQLGMSGSPAASATADQACSVPPSSCVPRSPPSTVAASFACENQRFAPQGVERDACWSRGGINTRDEEDEDTIETAFRELTLELCDDRLACAPSSAARTSRAKTAESFCTPIIKTANTWSLVSCPYTPSIQSSRSPARSGHTPRASAAPHASPLPSSQELRRASSGSPLPPSSSSAPSPRLLCAPAPPPVCHYTACFSAFAEASEQEKFGLLADIMEELWHAAYADPRLDGEDESTPADRGSRALHFDDHSATAQPVAGRASSDGVGSLRGSDAVKNASYEASDSGGPQTPWLLTGQSKDEKRREEKCPFFLRTGNWIELSRFLSPHMRRNLERARKAIDSRRPKRRGGAHSLSGGGVHSGEPTNMSHTEGGEAGDSESNDDAVECTGSRAG encoded by the exons ATGGTTCCCGCGAGCTGTCCCCTCTGTGGGGGGCGGGGCACGTATCGCCTCGGGCCTCGTGTGAAGCTCCGCGAGCATCTTCTGGCGCAGCATGGCTTGGGTCCCCCGCAGTCGCCAGCGCCCTCGGCTGCGGCACCCTTGTCaggctcgctgccgccctccgcctccccttcactcgcgtctcgcctcttctgcggcccGGCCccagcctgcgcggcctccgctcacccgcccgcgctgcgagcgcccgagggcgccgaagacTCGCAGCTAGCCTGGCTGCGCAAGCATTtgctctgcggcctcgaggaGCAGGAGCGGCAGACGTATCGCTGCCCGTTCTGcttccctgcgcctcgcacgACTTCGGAGACAGAGCCTGCGGGCAACGCAGGAGGCGAGACGGGGAGATCcagtggcgccgccgccgcccaggcTACtgaggggggagaggagacaaacggcgacgcggcggtgTTCGTGCCCgtggacgcggcgcgagccaaGGCTGTGCAGGACAGGCTGAACGCGCGGCTTGCGCAGCGCGGAGCCCTGGTCGTCGAGGAACTCACTCCCGACGAAGTGACCGCGCAGTTTGTCAAGAAGGAGACACCGTCTgggccctcctccgcgcagTCTCGCCGCAGACCGGCCGGCGGGGCGCACTTTTCGCTTTcagcgcagcctgcgcgcgcctaTGAACTGGCACCGCATGCGGCctgcggggggcggggcgcgtctctgccgtcgccttcgccgcctgcaggctctttttctgcttccaTTGTCCCCGCCCCGCGCGTCGACCTTTCCGGCTTGTCTCTGGCGAACCAGCAAGTCATCGCGCAGCTCGTGCGCATGGGCTACCCGTTTGAGCGCGCGGTGTCTGCTATTCGGCAGGCCAATTTGTCACCTGTTCTGCACGTCTGcgtggagaaggcggaggagcttgAGGCGAACGACTTGAGCAAACTGCTTCTGGATTTGGGGTCCGTGGAGGCCCGCGAAGAGATCgatgccgcgcgcgcgctgcgcagtcAGAAGGCGCAAGAGAACCTGCAAATCGGCGTGGAGCCTCTGTGGGAAGAGTTTCCCGACTTCATGAAGCGATttgtcgccgcgtcgccgctctttACGGCGCGGCTGACCTCACAGGTTCGCGTGCGAGTTCTCCTGCACGAACTCCTGCGCTTGCGAGCCTCTGCCCTCAAAGCGTacccctgcgtcgcccctgTCTACCTCCAGACGCGAGaccggcgcctggcgcgcctcctcctctgcctcgctcgacAAAGGGCACCGACGGCCAACACCCACCATCGCCGAATTCTGCTGCAGTGCtgccggcgggcgctggaGGGCGGGGACAGGGTAGGCGACGAGTGGCGGAGGGCGCAcgaagaaaggcgagaaagTCGAGGgaacgcgcacgcagcaggaGCGGAAGCGGGCTCCTCGTCAACtgacgcctcgccgcccttccACCCACTGCCGGCTTCTCTCTTTCCCGTGTTTCCTccttgcggccgcgcgaACACACTggcctcgctggcgtcttcgccattcccctcttcgtcgccctctcgctcgtcgcccAGCTCGTCTCAGTCAGCCGACGGATTCCGCCGCGAACCGctcacgcgccgcagaccccGGACCCGCGCTAGCGTAAACCCGGAAGGCGGGCCCTCTGGGGTGTCGAGCCAAAgtgaggccgcggcctcttcgaTCGCTCCAGCGTCTCAGGAGAAGCCGACGGGAAGAGGCCAGCGGAGGGTGACCCGAGGCCTCGGCGAGGACTACGACCGACCGACGACGCCGATTGAGGACGCGCCCCCGAGTCGCACGAGAAAGGCGCGCAGCACGGCCGCAAATCAAGGCGGCTCGCCACTGCctgacgccgacgccgcagcttcCCGGTGTGCaggcggtgtacgtacacccagCCGCAGCCCCGCAGGAGGCGGGATCGAGGGGGGCGACGACTGCTGTGCGGATGCCGCATGCTTCGGCGTGCAGgactcgcttcctcctctgcagcgaggaGCGCAAGAGCGCACAGCTGACCGCGGGGTGCGGCTCTCACAGAAACGTTTTGTGGAGGGGGGAGCGAGCCAGGAAGGAAGCCCGCCGGTGCACGctccagaggcaggcgcttcCCAGCCTCGGCCTTCGGAATCAGAAAacgagccgcagaggcgatgCAGAGACGCGTCGGAGGGAAGCAGGAGGGACGcacggggcgggggggcaggCGCTGGATGCTCCGTCGAATCCAGCGgaaaagagacagaaacTCCGCAGGCCACTGGCGCTCAGGATGCGAAGAGACGgggacgcagcgcgcgacgGAGCCCAGAAGGCGGTGAGGCccgagaggagggcgaagaggctcGCGGGATGGACGACcgagcgaaggaggaggaacggcagagggagaaggatTTGCTGGCGTTGCTGGAGGAGCGGTGGAAGGCAAcaagcgacgacgaggacgcgaaaAAAGGCGAACTGCTTGAGGCGTTTATTCTAGACCAAAAAGAG GACTTGCAGGAGACCCTCTTTTTCTCCAACATAGGTTCCGTTGGCGCTccgcctcgttttctctctgcgcactCCAGGTTTTCCCTTATCGTCGCatttttttcttccttttcttctttgctCTCTGCCTTTCTTTCGTCCCCGGAAGCTTGTCTGCCGGCCGCCGGTGGCGAgaacgtcgccgccgccaacgcgctcgcagaggcgcggcgcagggatCTCCTCGGAGAGACtgtctcttcggcgcgggcggcgccgtcttctcttcttcggcagGTGTATGTACGCCTCCACCCATTGCTCTGGCCGCCCACACTGGTTTTTCGGGTGaccgaggacgccgcgcttGGGCGACAAACCGCAGTtgctctcgctgcgcttTTCTGTCCCGCCTCGCGTCTAACGCAGCTGCCGGAGTCCTTCATCTGCTTCACCGCCACGCCTCCTTCTAGCGaaagaggcgaggccgccgatAGCGACGGccaggaaggcgagagggacgcCGGAGACAACATCGCTTCTCGCGTctgcgaagaggaaaaacaaAAACTTGTtccttctgcatgcgcgggaGACATGGGATTTGAGCAAGTCGCGGCCACCCAGCctgccgagggcgacgccgaggagagcaGCGGAGGACGTGGGGGCGCGGGCGATGCGTCCGCTGCAGATCCACGCGAAAacacagagaagaaggcgagcgaggcggagaccgcgcaagatgaagacgcggacgacgactgCATGATTCTGGGGGAAGTGCCTGCTGGCGCGAACTGCGCCTCGTTTGCATCTCCTTGCCCcggcctctcggcgtcgtcctctctctccctgcccgcacccgcctctcgcttcccctcggcttccgcgtctccgccggcgcgaggcccgacGGCCTCAGACGACGGTGGCGCGGGGATCGAGGAGGAACCGGGAGGCTCCGACTCCGATGAGGACCTTCGGCGGGCGATCGCGGCCTCGATCGTCTCGTACAACCAGGAGCAGGCTGCGAAGCGCTGTCGGAATGCGCTCATCACCGACTTTTTCCAGTCTAGCAAAAAGCCAAAGACCTGCTCGGCGGGCGTGGAGGCGTCCGCCAGGCCCAGCGACGCGTtgtccgcgtcggcgtcttcttcgcgtcctgcgtctgccgcgggtCGTTCGCGGGGCTCCCGCTTAGCAGGCGGAGctgcttcgcttcttcgtgcggcgtccgccgcgagtctctctcgccggaaaggcgcagaaggggCGAAACCTCCAGGGCGAGGCaagcgagacgcgagcgtggtcggcgtcgcgtctcCCGAACCTAACAGACCCACAAAGGGGCAGAAAgacggcgctggagagaacttcgcgaccgcggagagtGGCGCGGATGCAATCCGCACCGCGGAAAGCCACGCAAAAgcacagagagcggcgcgcggcggagagaggccgcaCGCCAGATGGATGCCGACTCCGAccggacgcggcggcgaaggcacgAAGGGGACGCAGTTGGGGATGTCGGGAAgtcccgcggcctctgcgactGCCGACCAAGCATGCAGCgtgccgccctcgtcctgcgtgcctcgctctccccccTCGACTGTGGCTGCGTCCTTTGCGTGTGAAAACCAGCGTTTCGCGCCGCAAGGCGTGGAGCGCGATGCGTGCTGGAGCCGGGGAGGCATCAATAcaagagacgaggaagacgaggataCCATAGAGACGGCGTTTCGGGAGCTCACGCTGGAGCTTTGCGACGACCGACttgcctgcgcgccttcttctgcggcgaggACGTCAAGAGCAAAAACAGCCGAAAGCTTCTGCACACCAATCATAAAAACCGCGAATACGTGGAGCCTCGTGAGCTGTCCGTACACCCCGTCAATTCAGTCGTCGCGCTCCCCTGCGAGAAGCGGCCATACGCCTcgagcgtctgcggcgccccaCGCATCGCCACTTCCTTCCTCTCAGGAGCTCCGGCGTGCCTCTTCGGGCTCGCCGTTACCTccatcttcttcgtctgcgccttccccCCGCCTCCTGTGCGCGCCGGCTCCGCCCCCCGTGTGTCACTACACGGCCTGCTTCTCAGCGTTcgccgaggcgagcgagcaggAGAAGTTCGGGCTCCTCGCAGACATCATGGAGGAGCTCTGGCACGCAGCTTACGCCGATCCCCGGCTGGATGGCGAAGACGAAAGTACGCcagcagacagaggaagcagagctcTCCACTTTGACGACCAcagcgcgacagcgcagcCAGTCGcggggcgcgcgagctcggaCGGCGTGGGCAGCCTTCGGGGCTCAGATGCAGTAAAAAATGCTTCGTACGAAGCAAGTGACTCCGGCGGCCCCCAGACGCCTTGGCTATTGACGGGACAGTCAAAAGACGAGAAGAGGCGTGAGGAAAAGTGCCCTTTCTTCCTCCGAACCGGCAACTGGATAGAGCTATCGCGGTTTCTATCGCCTCACATGCGTCGCAATCTCgaacgcgcgcggaaggccaTAGACAGTCGGAGGCCGAAAAGGAGAGGAGGTGCTCACAGCCTTagtggcggcggcgtccaTTCAGGAGAACCAACAAACATGTCCCAtacagagggaggagaggcaggagactCGGAGAGCAACGACGACGCGGTAGAGTGTACCGGGAGCCGTGCGGGATAG
- a CDS encoding putative myosin heavy chain (encoded by transcript BESB_012070) translates to MSDKPDVEILDDMEDEERCSNEAAESSPSVDINEDVSSGLCAGPDRRGSDTVNHTYSGNDYHAFASDGDFPGRGGEPHEQHTSRTSSSSGRLADGSKSADANASANPPVEDHTGLSAEGANPGTAALVSRESSAKEGPDGSCATACPPQTEDVKTRTAAQEREDGAAGISHGNGGASTLCGEQPESGPASSSHLLDGNSNTKDGALPGGEDKLCRSQQRLRLFGSSEGVLLPEKADEGLPGSDLVCGVEDFELNRRAFLTEKRDLRVDDHTSGRPDSRRALFETLKNGPQIREGVERIHEMLDTLDQKVDKLLGDHERDFLLAYRTHMYTIQKQMDYFKQKADEEQTKLLRDVKIRTLEKELNWFMSEALRLDGLCRQYQKDLNKWRDRAEALSEDCAFLEKQVRSCKRQTRALQARVDECESEGQAPTDVGNPAGREPPSRDASAEHSSPLSSRNRQQVFSLSSPSAVPTSLPAFASKGDSEHLPFVTASEASAFGRSSCCDRATEFLRSQNAKLRTSLQKEKRIVKQLRLEQSNAVSDRNEAEDFFLKCCEEVKKEIQARKTRTISSSKPKSTKGQAHNSEDLWQPNGDLPRDLTLQDFLKSDKRRLLELIVSNDDILAQLHTVLFPYQTAGRAAMPPALDESPAA, encoded by the exons ATGAGTGACAAACCTGACGTGGAGATACTAGACGATATGGAGGATGAGGAAAGGTGCTCGAATGAAGCGGCCGAGAGCAGTCCCTCTGTCGACATCAATGAGGACGTGTCCTCCGGACTATGCGCCGGTCCTGACCGGCGGGGGAGTGACACAGTAAATCATACATACTCTGGAAATGATTACCATGCTTTCGCCTCCGATGGAGATTTTCCCGGGCGTGGTGGCGAACCTCACGAGCAGCACACATCACGCACCAGCTCCTCCTCGGGTCGTCTAGCTGATGGCAGTAAATCCGCGGATGCAAACGCTTCTGCAAATCCCCCCGTTGAGGACCACACGGGGTTATCTGCCGAAGGGGCCAATCCCGGAACCGCGGCGTTGGTCAGCCGCGAGTCGTCCGCCAAAGAAGGACCTGATGGCTCCTGTGCGACGGCAtgcccgccgcagacagaaGACGTAAAAACGCGCactgcggcgcaggagagggAGGATGGGGCGGCGGGGATCAGCCATGGCAACGGCGGCGCAAGTACGCTGTGCGGTGAACAGCCCGAGTCAGGACCAGCATCGTCTTCGCACTTGCTGGACGGCAACAGCAACACGAAGGACGGCGCACTGCCGGGAGGGGAGGACAAGCTTTGTCGGTCTCAGCAACGCTTGAGACTTTTTGGTTCCTCTGAGGGCGTCCTGCTGCCGGAGAAGGCCGACGAGGGTTTGCCGGGAAGCGATCTCGTATGCGGCGTAGAGGACTTCGAGCTGAACCGTCGGGCATTTCTAACGGAAAAAAGGGACTTGCGCGTCGACGATCACACAAGCGGGAGACCCGATTCCCGTCGTGCGCTGTTTGAAACGCTCAAGAACGGTCCGCAAATCCGTGAAGGCGTGGAACGCATTCACGAGATGCTGGATACTCTGGACCAGAAAGTCGACAAGTTACTCGGCGACCACGAACGGGATTTTCTCTTGGCGTACCGGACACACATGTACACCATTCAAAAGCAAATGGACTACTTCAAACAGAAGGCCGATGAGGAGCAAACAAAACTGTTGCGCGACGTCAAAATCCGAACCCTTGAAAAGGAACTCAACTGGTTCATGTCCGAGGCACTCCGCCTCGACGGCCTCTGTAGACAGTACCAGAAAGACCTCAACAAATGGCGAGACAGAGCAGAGGCTCTCTCGGAAGACTGTGCTTTTCTTGAGAAGCAGGTCCGATCCTGCAAGCGCCAAACTCGCGCACTCCAGGCGCGGGTCGACG AATGTGAAAGCGAGGGCCAGGCTCCCACCGACGTTGGGAATCCAGCAGGAAGGGAGCCTCCGAGCAGAGACGCATCTGCTGAA CACAGCTCGCCTCTGAGCTCACGCAACCGCCAGCAAGTCTTTTCGCTGTCCTCCCCTAGCGCTGTGCCGACCAGTCTTCCAGCGTTCGCCTCGAAGGGCGATTCAGAGCATCTGCCGTTTGTCACAGCCAGCGAAGCTTCTGCCTTCGGTAGAAGCTCCTGCTGCGACAGAGCGACGGAATTTCTCCGGTCTCAAAACGCAAAACTGCGAACCAGTCTCCAAAAAGAGAAACGAATCGTCAA gcagctgcgtctcgagCAGAGTAATGCAGTGTCAGACAGAAACGAAGCAGAGGACTTCTTCCTCAAATGCTGCGAGGAGGTCAAGAAGGAAATTCAAGCGAGGAAAACGCGTACGATCAGTTCCTCCAAGCCGAAGTCGACGAAAGGGCAAGCACACAACTCCGAAGATCTTTGGCAACCGAATG GCGATCTTCCCCGTGATTTGACTCTGCAAGACTTCCTCAAGAGCGACAAGCGCCGGCTTCTTGAGCTTATTGTCTCCAATGACGATATTCTG gcgcagctgcacacgGTCCTCTTCCCTTATCAGACGGCGGGGCGGGCTGCAATGCCGCCTGCTCTCGACGAATCTCCTGCAGCGTAG